In one window of Gadus chalcogrammus isolate NIFS_2021 chromosome 12, NIFS_Gcha_1.0, whole genome shotgun sequence DNA:
- the LOC130393834 gene encoding uncharacterized protein LOC130393834: MHCVYLPVLLVIMLLIALRFFSLFPKKASPVQRPPRKPKTKTLLLSSASASGSSLRTVITSPTTPAKDDVDGQDSLKMQARHYKTLSNMYNKPNAKPIHSDVAQVLDLEFKARRAFINADVTREEDRPAKIFEAYSCFRDVRNAMDELRCIVGGTNSRYIEEVKGRWADFCAKVQFYDVWKKALDIHWMSVEWSSRLPSSMHSHPFSPHQLHHQRSLEIAVRHFFMS, from the exons ATGCACTGTGTTTATCTGCCTGTTTTGCTTGTTATCATGCTTTTAATAGCGTTGagatttttttcattatttcccAAAAAAGCATCCCCAGTACAACGACCCCCAAGGAAGCCAAAGACCAAAACCTTGCTGCTGTCATCCGCATCAGCTTCAGGCTCCTCACTCAGGACTGTGATCACTTCACCAACCACACCTGCAAAGGATGATGTTG ACGGCCAGGACAGTCTGAAGATGCAGGCTAGGCACTACAAAACCTTGAGCAACATGTACAATAAGCCAAATGCAAAACCCATTCACAGCGATGTTGCTCAAGTTTTAGACCTTGAGTTTAAGGCCAGACGGGCTTTCATTAATGCAGATGTTACAAGGGAAGAAGACCGACCTGCAAAAATCTTTGAGGCATATTCATGCTTTAGAGATGTTcgaaat GCAATGGATGAGCTGCGGTGCATAGTAGGTGGCACCAACAGCAGATACATCGAGGAAGTGAAAGGAAGATGGGCAGACTTTTGTGCCAAGGTGCAGTTCTATGATGTGTGGAAGAAAGCCCTGGACATCCATTGGATGTCCGTGGAG TGGAGTTCACGCTTGCCCTCTTCAATGCACTCCCATCCCTTTTCCCCTCACCAACTTCACCACCAAAGAAGCTTGGAAATAGCTGTGAGGCACTTCTTCATGTCCTGA